The following coding sequences lie in one Oncorhynchus gorbuscha isolate QuinsamMale2020 ecotype Even-year linkage group LG10, OgorEven_v1.0, whole genome shotgun sequence genomic window:
- the LOC124045181 gene encoding transcription factor HES-4-B-like: MPADTMEKQTASPIAGAPANGSHTPDKPKNASEHRKSSKPIMEKRRRARINESLGQLKTLILDALKKDSSRHSKLEKADILEMTVKHLRNLQRVQMTALSADTTVLSKYRAGFNECMNEVTRFLSTSEGVNTEVRSRLLNHLSGCLGQLIAMNYPQPNPNQQAHLAQPLHVQLPSTLPNSASMGSKLSPTDAMSPKVFSGFQLVPATDGQFAFLIPSPSFASASTPVIPLYANAGVPVTVNASPVHGSSAPVVGSPVHGMTSFIGVPQAVSPVGVCIGSESTEPVWRPW; encoded by the exons ATGCCAGCCGACACCATGGAGAAGCAAACGGCATCCCCTATTGCTGGTGCCCCTGCAAATGGATCCCATACTCCAGACAAACCTAAGAATGCCAGCGAGCATAGAAAG TCCTCAAAGCCCATCATGGAGAAACGTCGGAGAGCGAGGATAAACGAAAGCCTTGGCCAACTCAAGACACTTATTCTCGATGCACTTAAAAAAGAT AGTTCCAGACATTCAAAATTGGAGAAAGCCGATATTCTGGAGATGACAGTAAAGCATTTACGAAATTTACAGCGTGTGCAGATGACTG CGCTGTCAGCAGACACTACCGTCCTCAGTAAATACCGGGCGGGATTCAACGAATGCATGAACGAGGTCACTCGCTTCTTATCAACTAGCGAAGGGGTGAACACGGAGGTGCGGTCGCGGCTTCTCAACCACCTGTCTGGCTGCCTAGGGCAGTTGATCGCCATGAACTACCCCCAGCCAAACCCAAATCAACAGGCTCACCTCGCGCAGCCCCTTCACGTACAGCTACCCTCTACCTTGCCCAACAGTGCCTCTATGGGCTCCAAACTCAGCCCCACCGATGCAATGTCACCTAAAGTCTTCAGCGGGTTCCAGCTTGTGCCCGCCACCGATGGACAGTTTGCTTTCCTGATTCCCAGCCCTTCTTTCGCCTCAGCATCAACCCCAGTCATCCCTCTGTATGCTAACGCAGGTGTGCCTGTGACAGTCAACGCCAGCCCCGTCCATGGCAGCTCTGCGCCAGTAGTGGGATCCCCTGTCCATGGGATGACGTCATTCATCGGTGTGCCTCAGGCGGTCAGCCCTGTCGGTGTCTGCATTGGTTCGGAGAGCACTGAGCCTGTTTGGCGACCCTGGTAG